ATGATGCGGGGGGAATACCTCCCCGAGCATTTCCTGAATCCGCCAGAGATGATTTTCTTTCGGAGGAAACCCTGGATAGAGCTTGTACGGCGGTTTTACCTCATCATCCCAGCAGACGCAAGGGTTGCTGTGACAACGTGGGCATTGGTTGCGGTACTTCTTTCTTACCGCAACTCCCATATCAACGTCCAGCGCGCTTGCGATGCACAACAGATCATGCAAGACAGACTGCAGATCTTCGTTCTGTCCGCAGAACCGCATTGCGTCATCCTCTTCCTCAAAGAGATCAGAGAAATGCTCGACAAGATACGCGAGGCCGATATCAAATGTGCGACCACCCCACCGAGTAAGAGGTAGTCGCTCTTGGAGCTGAGACAGCATCGTCATGCGATCCCTCCTTTTCTCGTAGAATGTAAGAAGAATATAGCACAATTTCTCTTTTCTGTCAATAACTTTCAAAGAAAAGAGATATCTGTTACACTGGGTCTATTGTATGAAGATGAAGGGAAGGAAAGGACAATTTATTGTATTTGAAGGCATTGACGGGGCTGGAAAGACCACTCAAACCAACCTCCTAATAAAGCATCTTAAGAGAATCGGAAAAAAGGTTGCTTCCATTCACTTTCCGCAGTACCAAACAAAGTCAGGTGGCCTTATTGAAAACTATCTTCTGGGGCACTACGGTAAGGTAGGGCCGTATCAAGCCTCGGTATTTTATGCTGCAGACCGGTTTGATGGAGGACTTCACATTAAACAATGGTTGCGGGGTGGATATATTGTGGTGGTAGACCGTTACCTTGCTTCTAATATCGGGCACCAGGGTGGAAAAATCCGGGATATAAAGGAACGTGAAAAGTTCTTTCGCTGGCTGTATTATTTTGAGTATGGACTATTTCAGATTCCCAAACCCATCATCTCTTTTCTCTTGAAAATGCCGCCTCGTGTTGCGCAACGACTTACCAAAAAGCACGGTAAAAAACTTGATGTCCATGAAAAAGACATTCGTCACTTGCAGCATGCAGATCGGGCCTATCAACACGCAACAAAGGTATTTCCTCGAGATTTTCAGATTATAAACAGCATGTCTGGCAGCGCTCTGCGCTCACCAAGAGATATTCACAACGAAGTATGGAACAAGGTACAAGAACTCCTATGAACTATATCCCCACCATTGGTTTGGAAATCCATGCGGAGCTTAAAACCAAGAGCAAAATGTTTTGTTCTTGTTTAAACGACTCTTTAGAGCAGCATCCAAACGTTAACATCTGCCCTATTTGTATGGGGCATCCCGGTACTTTACCTGTTGCCAATAAAGCTGCCATTAAGAAAGTGCAAAAAGTTGGGCTTGCTTTAAGCTGCGATCTGGTTTTGTTTTCTAAGTTTGACCGCAAAAACTATTTTTATCCGGATCTTCCAAAAGGATATCAGATAAGTCAGTATGACCTGCCTTTTTGCAAAGGAGGATATCTGGATATTGCAGAAAAGCGTATTCGCATAACCAGAATCCATCTGGAAGAAGACACAGGAAAGCTTCTTCATCCTGCAAGAGCTGACTATTCCTTGGTGGACTTTAACAGAGCCGGCGTCCCCTTAATGGAACTGGTAACAGAGCCAGATATTACTTCGGGGCAGGAGGCAAGAGCATTTGCCCAGGAACTTCAAGTGCTTTTGCGCTACCTTGCGGCTTCAGATGCCAATATGGAAAAGGGTCAAATGAGAGTAGAGGCGAATATATCAGTGAGGCCCGAGGAGCAGGAGCAGCTGGGAACAAAGGTAGAAGTAAAAAATCTTAACTCATTTCGCTCTGTAGAACGGGCCATTGCCTTTGAGATTGCGAGGCAGTCGCAGGTTTTAGAATCAGGACAAAAGGTTATCTTGGAAACCCGGGGGTGGAACGACGCAAAAGGGGAGACCTTTTCTCAAAGAGTAAAAGAGGAGACGCACCACTATCGCTATTTCCCAGAACCTGATATTCCTCCCTTTCGTTTCACGAAAGAAGAGTTTGACGAATTAAAGAGTGAACTTCCAGAACTCCCCTGGCAAAGAAGAGAGCGGTTGGGTACTGAGTATAAACTTGGACCAAAGGAAACCGAGGTCTTTGTGCAGCAAAAAGACATTGGAGAATACTTTGAAAAGGTGGTTTCAGAGCTTGGTCCCAATTTGACGCAAGAAAGGCTGCAAAAACTTACCAAGCTTTCTGCCAACTATATCCTCACTGATTTAATGGGGCTTTTGCAAAAAGCTTCTGTCCAGGGTGAGGATTTTCTCATTACCCCAGAGAACTTTGCTGAACTTGTTTTGCTGATTGAAAAGGGAGAGATCTCCAGCCCCATTGCAAAGCAGGTGTTAAAAGAGATGTTCGCCAAAGGAGGGGACCCCTCTCAGATTATTGAAGAAAAGGGGCTGGCCCAAGTCTCTGATGAAGCAAGTATCCAAAAGATTGCAAAAGTAGTGTTAGAAAAAAATCCCAAGGCAGTTTTAGATTTCAAAAAAGGAAAGGAAAATGCCCTACAGTTTTTGGTTGGTCAGCTCATGGCAGAAACCAAAGGCACTGTAAACCCACAAACCGCCCGCACTATCCTCCAATCCCTTCTTGATTAAATTAAGGAATCTTTAATTTAATCAAGGAGTCGACTAATCAGACGATCCGCCTCTCGCGCGTTTGTTATCCAGTGGATGCGCGGATCTTTTTTAAACCAAGTCATCTGACGGCGGGCAAAGTCCACGGTAGCTTTTACTACTATTTCAATCATCTCCTTCTTTGAAATCTTACCTTGAAGGTATTGGGAAACCTCACGATATTCCAGCCCAAACTCTTCAATTCTTTTCCAAGATAATCCTTGCTTGCGTAGTGCTTTAATTTCATTTAGGAAACCTTGCTTTAATATCTTAAGAAAGCGTTTTTTGATGCGCTTTTTTAACTCGTGGGAAGACCTAGAGATTCCCAGAAACAAAACTGGGTAGGGAAGTGGAACCTTTTTGAGTTGAGGGATTGGCTTGCCAGTAGATAGGACAATCTCAAGGGCACGGATAAGGCGTCGCCGGTTCTTTTGCTCTATGGTTCTTACCCGCCGCGGGTCCAACTTCTTGAGTTTGTTAAGTAACTGAACTGTGGTTAATTTCTCCAATTGCACTCTAAGCTTCCTGCTCGGTGCTACTTTAGGCATAACCCAACCATCTACTACAGCGTAGATATACAGGGGACTGCCTCCAACCAGAAGAGGAAGCTTGCCCATTCGTTGAATATCTTGGATTGCTTTTCTCGCGGTCTTTTGATACCGAACAACGGTATAGCGTTTCTTGGGAGAAACTACATCCAAAAGATGGTGGGAGATACTCCTCCTCTCTCTTTTCGTCGGTTTTGCGGTCCCAATATCCAAACCTTTATACACCTGCCGTGAATCTGCAGAAACAATCTCGCCTTGAAACTTCTTTGCAAGACGTATTGCAAGTCCGGTTTTCCCCGAAGCCGTAGGCCCTAAAATTACAATCAACTTTTGCATACGGCTGGGGCGGATGACGGGTCGGTTGTTTGAAATTATAGTATCGAGCGTCAATGGACTTCTTCGCGTTTCTCACGCAGGAATGTCCTCCATTGTTCCAGGAATTCCACAAACACCTGGAAGGGAACCTCTATTAAGAAATTGAAGATGACAACAAGAATATTGTAGCGAGCAACCTGCCGAGACAGCCATCCGCCCGTATGAATGATGGGGAGTGAAAATAAGTCAAAAATGGTATAGAGAAATCCCTGCTTTTCTTTGCCAATTAAGAGTTCTCGGCCACGCTGCCTGATTTTGGTTCCAGCAAAGGCAACCAGGGAGAGAAAGAGGAGAAAGATAAGGATGGAGAGAATGCTAAAGTTCATCTGCCACAATACCCATGAAATAATGCCAAAGGAAAGCAAAAAACTTAAAAGATAAATGGTACTGATGAATTTTCTAAGCATGGGTCGCTTGCGTGCCGCCATAGGTATCTCCAGCACTTCTCCGTTCTTTTTCCCATAGGTAATCTTCATAACCCCCATCACTAAACGTTGAAAGTTCTCCTCTGTTGTCGTTTTTGTGCTCATAACCAGCAGCAACATAAGCAGGGGAGGAACTACAACGCTTATCCACAATACCGTTTGATTGAAGTCGCCGGTGACATATTTGTCAAAAGGAATCTCAATGCTAAAGGCAACTAAAACTTTTGTAAGAAATACCGAAATAGTGCTGTATACGGCGGCTCTTCGCATTCTACCCTTGAGTCTTTGCAGTCGAGTTTTATAGCTCTCTTCCACGGCGCCTTCCATGGCAGTGGCGTCTAAACTAAACTGTTCAAACTCGGTGGGGTGTACAGTCAATACATCCCCGATAATCAAATATGGGGAATCGTACTTTTCCATGAGCTGGTAGAAGCGTTCTGCCATGGGGTTCTGCAGAATCAGATGAAGCTCTTTCTTTACTAAAGGAAGTTGACCTGCTAATTGCTGAAGATTGGGTCCAGAAAGGGTTTTCCAGTTTTGGTAGCGCTGTTCTAAAAGATGATAGGTAATGGTTGTTTCATCCAGCTTAAACAGGGCTCGCTCTACGGCAACGGCAATCTGAAGATTCTTTTCTTCCTCGCCAATGGTGTTACCTTCTTGAACCCGCACCTTTTCTCTCATATCTTGCGCCATGAACTCAATTAAAGCGCGCTCTCGAATAGGCGGAGCCAGGGTTTCTTCAATTTCGGCTGCTGCAATAGAAAGCAGCCACATTCTAAGTTCTGCCAATACTTTTTCAGTCCCTTCCTGTGGGGTGTTTTCCAAAAGATAGAAGTATTTCTCAACAATCTTTTGAATTTCTTCTATCTTTGCTGTGGGAATGCGCTCATTGGGAAAATGTCCACCGCGGATAAGTTCTTGCAAAAAGGGTTCTGCAAAATCTTCCATTGTTCCCAGAAGCATCCTGCGCTTCAAGATTCTCTCAATTGCGGTCTTGCGCAGCAAATGTTCTTCTCGCCAATCAACCACGCCACGTATCTTTTCATAAAAAGAAGCAACCTTGGCTGCTACTTCATCCACCACAATGGTGGAAATGCCCTCCTGCGGCTGAATGCTTTTATACCAACGTTGGTATTCTGCGGTTAACTTTTTTACACTTGGTGTAAGTTCCATATTTCAGCTTCGCTTCTGGATTTCTTTTTCAAGGAGTTTTGCAAAAACATCAACCTTCATTAATCCCAGATCTCCTTTTTGCCGCTTTCTTGGACTCACGGCTGATTTCGCTTTTTCTTTTTCTCCTACCACAAGGAGGTAAGGGATTTTCTGCATTTCTCCTTCGCGTATCTTCTTTCCTAAGGTCTCATTTGTATCTCGCACTACAGCACGTAGTGAAGGGAGTTTGGACTGCAGTTGCTTTTTTACTTTGTTTGCATACTCTATAAACTTGTCTGACACCGGGACAATCCATACTTGTTCTGGGGCAAGCCATAAAGGGAAAGCTCCTGCAAAATGTTCAATAAGCATTGCCATGAAACGTTCAAGAGAACCCATAAACGTACGATGAATCATGACCGGTGTCTTCTTTGTACCGTTTTCTGCGATATATTCCAAGCCAAAGCGCTTTGGCATATTAAAGTCAAGCTGAATGGTAGAAAACTGCCATTCCCGTCCCAGACTATCTTTTGCCATGAAGTCTAGCTTGGGACCATAGAAGGCCGCCTCACCTTGAGCTTTGGTATAGGGGATTTTATGCTGTTTGAGTATCTGCTCCATTTCACGTTGCGCCCGTTTCCAGGTGGCATCATCTCCGAGATACGCCTTTTTGTTCTTTTCATCGCGCAGAGATAAACGAATCCAGTAATCCTTTATGTGTACTGCTTTTACCAGTTCTTGTTGAATGCGGAGATTCACGTCAATCTCTTTTGCAATCTGATCTTCCCTCAAGAAGGCGTGGCCGTCGTCTTGCGTGAATGCTCGTACCCTCGTTAATCCGCCCAGCTCTCCTGTCTGTTCGTCTCGGTATACGGTAGTGGTTTCAAAATAGCGCACCGGCAAATCTCGATAACTCCGAAGCTGAGACTTGTATATCTGGGTGTGATGCGGACAGTTCATGGGTTTTAATATAAAGTCGCTATCTTTTCCTTTGACATAAAAGAGGTCTTCTTTGAACTTCTCTAAATGCCCGGAAATACGATAGAGGTCGGGTTTCGCGATATGGGGAATCCATACTTGCTGATATCCATACTGGCGCTCAAGATTCTCCACAAAATCAGTGAGTATCTTGCGAATTATAGTTCCCTTGGGAGTAAAAAGGGGAAGACCAGATCCTACAAGCTCAGAAAAAGTAAAGAGTCCCAGGGTCTGTCCGAGTTTTCTGTGGTCCCGTTCTTGTGCTTTAGCTAACTGTTCAAGATGTGCGTTCAACTCTCTCGTTGTCTTGAAGCTAACGCCGTAGACACGCGTAAGCATAGGATTCTTTTCATCTCCCTTCCAATAAGCTCCTGCCACTCGCGTGAGTTTGAAGGCCTCCATGGGAAGGTCCTTTGTGCTTTTTGCGTGTCCTCCTCTGCACAAATCCAGAAATTCATCCCCCATATACACCATACCTACTTTTGTGGTCTTTTTTCCTTTGGAGAGTTCCTTGATGAGAGCAAGCTTAAGGGGCTGTTTCTCCTTTTTGTAGTAGGCAGTTGCTTTTCCTGCAGGCCAAAGCTTCTTTTTGAACAAAAGATTCCTTTTTGCAATGGTACGCATGTTTTCTTCAATGCGAGGGAGCTCCTTATCGGCAATCCTTACGTTTCCAAAGTCATAGTAGAACCCATTCTCAATAGCTGGACCAATGCCAAACTGGACTTTGGGGTAGAGTTTTTGTACGCTAGCTGCCAAAAGATGTGCAAAAGAATGTCGTATGCTCTCAATATCCTGCGATTGTGTTGCCTTGGGCATATCCCGTTCTATCACAGAATAATCATTTCTTCAATCTCTTCTGCGACAAACTTTCGGACACCCTGATATTGATTGACTCTGCCTGCGACCAAAACAATCTTGTTCTTTTGAAGTACAGTGGTGTACTTTTCAATGACTGAAGGAAACACCACCACCTCAATCTTTGAAGTCAGGTCTTCCAAGCCCAAAAAGAGCATGGGTTTTCCGGTTTTTGTAACGATGCGCTTAATAGAGGAGATGATGCCTCCAATGCGGATTCGAGATACCGGAGCGCCGGGCATTCGTCTTTGAGGCTCTTGAGCCATAATCCGTGAAATAGAAAAGGTTTTCTTTTCCAAAAGGTTCTTGACGCTCTGCAAAGGATGGGAGGAAACGTACAGGCCCAAAAGTTCCTTTTCCCATTGGAGTTTTTGGTTTTCGGTTGTTTTCTCCGTGTCCTGAAGGGGAAGCTGTAAAGGAGTCTGGCTAATTCCTGCAAACAAGGATTTCTGAGCTCCGTTTTGCGCCTTAAAGTTCTCTCTGGCAGCCTGCAGAAGGCGCTCTAAGTTAAACAGCAGCTTGTTTCGGTCAGCAAAGGCATCAAAGACCCCGGCCTTAATCAAGCTTTCCAGAGATTTCTTGTTTAAGTTGGTAGAGCTTATACGAGAGATAAAGTCCTGCATGCCAAGGTAGGGGCCGCTTTTCTTTCGTTCATCAATGATTATCTGCACAATGCCCTCTCCCACATTCTTTATTGCCAGCAGGCCAAAGCGAATTTGATTCTTTTTTGGCACTACGGAAAAGTTGCTGAAACTCTCATTTAAATCTGGGGGAAGCACTTCAATTCTCATCTTCTTTGCTTCTTCAATATAAAAGGCGACGCGCTCCACATCGTTTCGTTCGGCCGTCAGGAGAGCTGCCATGAACTCCACAGGATAGTGGGTCTTGAGCCAGGCGGTCTGGTAGGCAATGGTAGCATAGGCAGCAGAATGACTCTTGTTGAAGCCGTATCTGGCGAAAGGCAGTACCCACTCCCATATCTTATTGGCAATCTTCTCGTCGATGCCATTTTTCACCATGCCAGAGAACAACTTCTCTTGCTGCTCTTCCAGCAAGCTCCTGATTTTCTTTCCCACGGCTTTTCTGAGAACATCGGCCTCTGCCAGCGAGAATCCTGCCAAGTCTTGGGCTATCCTCATTAACTGCTCTTGGTAAATACAGATACCCTGTGTAGACTGTAAGATGGGTCTTAACTTTTCATGGAGGTACGTTATCTTTTTCTTTCCGTGTTTTCTTGCAATGTACTCTGGGATAAGTTCCATGGGTCCGGGGCGGTATAGGGCAATCATTGCAATGATGTCTTCAAACTCGGTGGGCTTTAATTCCTTAAGATAGCGGCGCATTCCCTCAGATTCTACCTGGAAGATTCCAATGGTGTTGGCATCTTGGAAAAGTTTGTACACTACAGGGTCGTCTTGTGCAATGCGGTCAATGTCAACGCTTTCTCCCTGTACAACGTAGATTCGCTTTAGGGCGTCTTCAATAACAGAGAGGTTCTTTAGCCCCAAAAAGTCCATTTTCAAGAGTCCAAGGTCTTCAATGCTGTGCATCTCGTATTGCGTTACAATGTTCTGGTCATTTTGCGTGGGATGTTGCAAGGGTACAACAGAATTCAAAGATTGAGCTGCAATCACCACACCGCAAGCATGGGTAGAAGCATGCCTGGCCACTCCTTCCAATTTCTGTGCTAAATCAATTAAACGCTTTGCCTTATCATCAGTCTCATACAATTCTTTAAACTCCTTTACTTGCTGGAGAGCTTGTTTTAAGGAATGGTTAAAGGGGATCATCTTTGCCATCCGATCGCAGTAACTATATTCATATCCCAATGCCCTGCCAACGTCTCGAACTACAGCTCTGGCTGCCATGGTTCCAAAAGTAATAATCTGGGCTACCTTATCAGACCCATACTTTTCTGCTACATACGCAATAACCTCGTCTCTGCGGTAATCTGCAAAATCCAGGTCAATATCAGGAAGAGAAATTCGCCCTGGATTCAAGAATCTTTCAAAGAGAAGATCATACTGCAGGGGATTAATGTTCGTGATTTTCAAAACATAGGCAACCAAGGAACCGCCAACTGACCCTCTTCCGGGCCCCACCACAATGCGCTTGTCCTTTGCCCAGTTCACGAAGTCTTGGACAATAAGAAAGTAAGAAGAAAATCCCATCTCTTTAATTACCGTTAACTCATAATTTAAACGATCTATAACTTCCTGTTTTCCTTGAAGCTCCGGTTTCTCTTTTAAGCGCGTGAAACAAAGTTTCTTGAGGTAGTCATCGTCTGATACGCCCTCTGGCAAAGGAAACACCGGAAGCTTGTTCACTCCAAGCTCTAGTTTAAGATTGCACTGCTCAGCAATCTTTTGCGTGTTCTTTATTGCATCTGGGATGTCAGAAAAAAGCTTTGCCATGTCTTGCTGGCTTTTTAAAGAAAAGTCGTCTGCAGTAAGCGTCAGGCGTTCTGGATCGTCTGGCCGAGCCCCTGTATTAATGAGCATTAAAATGTCTTGGGCTTCTGCATCTTCAGGGCGCAGGTAATGGGAATCTGCGGTGGCTACCACAGGAATGTTGAGTTTCAAAGAGAGCTCCAAGAGCCCCTGGTTTGTGGTCTTTTGCTCCGGGATGTTTTCATGTATCTGAAGCT
The Patescibacteria group bacterium DNA segment above includes these coding regions:
- a CDS encoding thymidylate kinase, which translates into the protein MKMKGRKGQFIVFEGIDGAGKTTQTNLLIKHLKRIGKKVASIHFPQYQTKSGGLIENYLLGHYGKVGPYQASVFYAADRFDGGLHIKQWLRGGYIVVVDRYLASNIGHQGGKIRDIKEREKFFRWLYYFEYGLFQIPKPIISFLLKMPPRVAQRLTKKHGKKLDVHEKDIRHLQHADRAYQHATKVFPRDFQIINSMSGSALRSPRDIHNEVWNKVQELL
- the gatB gene encoding Asp-tRNA(Asn)/Glu-tRNA(Gln) amidotransferase subunit GatB, whose translation is MNYIPTIGLEIHAELKTKSKMFCSCLNDSLEQHPNVNICPICMGHPGTLPVANKAAIKKVQKVGLALSCDLVLFSKFDRKNYFYPDLPKGYQISQYDLPFCKGGYLDIAEKRIRITRIHLEEDTGKLLHPARADYSLVDFNRAGVPLMELVTEPDITSGQEARAFAQELQVLLRYLAASDANMEKGQMRVEANISVRPEEQEQLGTKVEVKNLNSFRSVERAIAFEIARQSQVLESGQKVILETRGWNDAKGETFSQRVKEETHHYRYFPEPDIPPFRFTKEEFDELKSELPELPWQRRERLGTEYKLGPKETEVFVQQKDIGEYFEKVVSELGPNLTQERLQKLTKLSANYILTDLMGLLQKASVQGEDFLITPENFAELVLLIEKGEISSPIAKQVLKEMFAKGGDPSQIIEEKGLAQVSDEASIQKIAKVVLEKNPKAVLDFKKGKENALQFLVGQLMAETKGTVNPQTARTILQSLLD
- the miaA gene encoding tRNA (adenosine(37)-N6)-dimethylallyltransferase MiaA, which encodes MQKLIVILGPTASGKTGLAIRLAKKFQGEIVSADSRQVYKGLDIGTAKPTKRERRSISHHLLDVVSPKKRYTVVRYQKTARKAIQDIQRMGKLPLLVGGSPLYIYAVVDGWVMPKVAPSRKLRVQLEKLTTVQLLNKLKKLDPRRVRTIEQKNRRRLIRALEIVLSTGKPIPQLKKVPLPYPVLFLGISRSSHELKKRIKKRFLKILKQGFLNEIKALRKQGLSWKRIEEFGLEYREVSQYLQGKISKKEMIEIVVKATVDFARRQMTWFKKDPRIHWITNAREADRLISRLLD
- a CDS encoding threonine--tRNA ligase; translated protein: MPKATQSQDIESIRHSFAHLLAASVQKLYPKVQFGIGPAIENGFYYDFGNVRIADKELPRIEENMRTIAKRNLLFKKKLWPAGKATAYYKKEKQPLKLALIKELSKGKKTTKVGMVYMGDEFLDLCRGGHAKSTKDLPMEAFKLTRVAGAYWKGDEKNPMLTRVYGVSFKTTRELNAHLEQLAKAQERDHRKLGQTLGLFTFSELVGSGLPLFTPKGTIIRKILTDFVENLERQYGYQQVWIPHIAKPDLYRISGHLEKFKEDLFYVKGKDSDFILKPMNCPHHTQIYKSQLRSYRDLPVRYFETTTVYRDEQTGELGGLTRVRAFTQDDGHAFLREDQIAKEIDVNLRIQQELVKAVHIKDYWIRLSLRDEKNKKAYLGDDATWKRAQREMEQILKQHKIPYTKAQGEAAFYGPKLDFMAKDSLGREWQFSTIQLDFNMPKRFGLEYIAENGTKKTPVMIHRTFMGSLERFMAMLIEHFAGAFPLWLAPEQVWIVPVSDKFIEYANKVKKQLQSKLPSLRAVVRDTNETLGKKIREGEMQKIPYLLVVGEKEKAKSAVSPRKRQKGDLGLMKVDVFAKLLEKEIQKRS
- a CDS encoding DNA polymerase III subunit alpha, whose protein sequence is MEKFTHLHVHSHFSLLDGLPKIDQLLDRVKELNMDSVAVTDHGNLYGAVEFYKKAKAKGIKPILGAEIYLAFESMDQKRPQIDDTIYHLVVLVKNQEGYENLVKILTAGHLRGFYYKPRVDEAFLKEHSKGLIALSGCLSGKIPRFLQAKKKKEAEETAVKYQEIFGKDNFYLELQIHENIPEQKTTNQGLLELSLKLNIPVVATADSHYLRPEDAEAQDILMLINTGARPDDPERLTLTADDFSLKSQQDMAKLFSDIPDAIKNTQKIAEQCNLKLELGVNKLPVFPLPEGVSDDDYLKKLCFTRLKEKPELQGKQEVIDRLNYELTVIKEMGFSSYFLIVQDFVNWAKDKRIVVGPGRGSVGGSLVAYVLKITNINPLQYDLLFERFLNPGRISLPDIDLDFADYRRDEVIAYVAEKYGSDKVAQIITFGTMAARAVVRDVGRALGYEYSYCDRMAKMIPFNHSLKQALQQVKEFKELYETDDKAKRLIDLAQKLEGVARHASTHACGVVIAAQSLNSVVPLQHPTQNDQNIVTQYEMHSIEDLGLLKMDFLGLKNLSVIEDALKRIYVVQGESVDIDRIAQDDPVVYKLFQDANTIGIFQVESEGMRRYLKELKPTEFEDIIAMIALYRPGPMELIPEYIARKHGKKKITYLHEKLRPILQSTQGICIYQEQLMRIAQDLAGFSLAEADVLRKAVGKKIRSLLEEQQEKLFSGMVKNGIDEKIANKIWEWVLPFARYGFNKSHSAAYATIAYQTAWLKTHYPVEFMAALLTAERNDVERVAFYIEEAKKMRIEVLPPDLNESFSNFSVVPKKNQIRFGLLAIKNVGEGIVQIIIDERKKSGPYLGMQDFISRISSTNLNKKSLESLIKAGVFDAFADRNKLLFNLERLLQAARENFKAQNGAQKSLFAGISQTPLQLPLQDTEKTTENQKLQWEKELLGLYVSSHPLQSVKNLLEKKTFSISRIMAQEPQRRMPGAPVSRIRIGGIISSIKRIVTKTGKPMLFLGLEDLTSKIEVVVFPSVIEKYTTVLQKNKIVLVAGRVNQYQGVRKFVAEEIEEMIIL